Genomic segment of Colletotrichum destructivum chromosome 5, complete sequence:
AATCACGCACTTTGGCGTCGCTTTTTCCTCACTTTGCGCGCCCCGACATCCAACTCGACTCGCCTCCATACTCGGTCAAGCATGGGCTAATactttcttcttttcccacAGAACCCACCAACTGTCTGCCGCCATGCAGAACTCGCCCACTTCGACATCCTCAGGCGAAGACCCCGCAGAGAACAcggccgacgaagaagactCCGAGGACTACTGCAAGGGCGGCTACCACCCCGTGCAGATTGGCGAAAAATTCAAGGACGGCAAATACACGGTCGTGCGCAAGCTTGGATGGGGCCACTTCTCTACCGTCTGGCTCTCTAGGGACAACAGTTCGGGCAAGCACGTTGCCTTAAAGGTCGTCCGCTCCGCTGCGCACTACACCGAGACCGCCATTGACGAGATCAAACTCCTCAACAAGATTGTTCAAGCCAAGCCTGACCACCCCGGACGCAAGCATGTCGTCAGCCTGCTTGACTCCTTTGAACACAAGGGCCCCAACGGCACCCACGTCTGCATGGTCTTCGAGGTCTTGGGCGAGAACTTACTGGGTCTGATTAAGAAATGGAACCATCGAGGCATCCCCATGCCCTTGGTCAAGCAAATCACTAAGcaggtgctgctgggcctcgacTACCTTCACCGCGAATGCGGAATCATCCACACAGACTTGAAGCCCGAAAACGTCCTCATCGAGATTGGCGACGTTGAACAGATCGTCAAGAAGGTGGTCAAGAGCGATCCCGGCGACAAGGAAAACAACAGGAACggtcggagaagaagacgcaCCCTTATCACTGGCAGCCAGCCGTTGCCGTCCCCTCTAAATGCCAGCTTCAACCACAACAACCTCTTCCCAACGACCAACTCGAGCCTCAGCCAAGTGATGCATGAAGGTAAGCGATGAACCCCCCCACGTTGCAGCCGCTGCCATCACCTGCGCTTCCGCGAATCGCGCCGCCCCAAGCATCCTGGCCGTGCCACCACTCAGCCCAACCCGCCTTCGTCGCTTCAGAGCGTCTGAATATGTGCTAACATCTTGTCTTCCCAGGAGGAAAATCCTCCACCGATGCTTCCCCTAAGCGCGACGCTGACCAGAAGACGCGCGAGAAGACAGCGTGAGCTTACTACCCCTCCGACAAAATAAGTGGATGACTTGATGCCTATACTAACTGCCTCTTGCGCAGCGATCTCCTTACGAAAGAAGTTTCGGGCATCTCCCTCGATAAGAGCAATTCGCCTTCCTCCGGAGAAAAGCGCAAGGCGGAGGATGCACATGTATTTGACGTTATTAGCGTCAAGATTGCCGATTTGGGCAATGCCTGCTGGGTCAACCACCACTTTACCAATGATATCCAGACCCGGCAGTATCGCTCACCTGAGGTCATACTGGGCTCCAAATGGGGCGCGAGTACCGACGTGTGGAGTATGGCGGCCATGGTAAGGATAAACAGAGCAGCAACCACCGCCCCTGGTGCGTGCCATGCTAATGACGCTTCGCTAGGTATTTGAACTGATCACGGGCGACTACCTCTTTGACCCGCAATCCGGAACCAAGTAcggcaaggacgacgaccacATCGCGCAGATcatcgagcttctcggccccTTTCCCAAGTCGCTCTGCCTTTCGGGCAAATGGTCCCAGGAAATTTTCAACCGCAAAGGCGAGCTGCGTAACATTCACCGCCTGCGTCACTGGGCCCTGGCAGATGTCCTCCGCGAAAAGTATCATttcaaggaggaggaggcgaagcGCATCGCTGATTTCTTGACCCCCATGCTGGAACTTGTGCCCGAGAAGCGCGCCAATGCCGGAGGCATGGCGGGGCACCTGTGGCTCGATGACACACCCGGCATGAAGGGTGTTAAAATCAACGGGCTTGAAGTCGGTAGTCGGGGAGAAGGCATCGATGGCTGGGCAACAGAGGTGCGGAAACGGTAGGGGAAAAGTAATGAAGACCGCTTTCGATAATAGGGGGCCACCAAGATATCAACGTAATATTATATGAACGGTCGCCGGCCCCctatccccttccccccctccttggccagcaTGCTGCACCTCAGCATTGTACCTGATTTGGATTGAGTAGTTGCATGCACTGCACGCACCCAAAGTGCTGCATGGAGTTTTGCTCTTTGTCAGTGCAACAGAGGACACTTACattactattactactaCTACAACTACAACACCTACGACACCTACTACAACAATTACAACGTCAAAACAACAACTACTACAAACAAGACAACCATCATTGAAAGTGCTACAAACGCAAATAGGGGGAGGAGAACAACTAAGACGCAATCGATAGGCTCAGCTTCCTTGCTGCGTTTGAAGGAAGGGATAGACACGATATTGTGTGCAGAGGAAGGCAGGTAGGGCATATTTTGGAAAGAGTCTAGTATGGCTCagtttctttcttttttttcaaagtagaagaggaagaggaagcaaCGAAGGAGTTACCAGACCAATCCAAAGTGTCCCCTTCATGGCTTCTTCCAGCAGCGCGCAAGGAGTGAATGCTGTCTGACAAGGTGGCTGTGGTGTAGGAGGTGAACGAGAGTTTGGGTTGTTCCACAAAGGCATACAGTACGCTGTCGATGGCGAGCTGTTAGCTGTTGATGGCAATTACACAATCCCGCTGTCCTACTCCCCTCGACTGGATCTGGTCACGGAGAGCGGCCCCCTTGGGGCGAGACTGTAAGGTCTCTCTGAGAGATGCGAGCGGTCCCGCTGGCAGGAAGCTTCTTGGGATCGAGGCGAGACGGCCGCGAGCCGGCGATCGCACCAGATGCCAAGCTGAGCTCGAAGCCCATGCTTAGTCGGCTCGAGACAGCGTGTCCTGTTCGCTACCGGCCTGATCTATACACGCCAATGCGTTGTGGTGGTTGTACGTCGAGGTCGTGGGGCCATCGTACTGTTGATTGACACATCGGACCAATCTCTCGTACACTTCACCGAACCCCCCTGACATGCCCACCACCTCCCGGACACAAGTTCAAGGAGAATGCCATTCTGATAGACTCACTACGCCAAATTTCGCATGAAAATGCGGCTTTCTTTCTCGACCCATCCATTGCATCCCTTTGCTATCTCTGTCTATCGTGACCCTGAACGCCTTTCTTTTGTGCCTGAATAATACAAGTGTTGTGTGTTCAGCCCACCGACTGGAAACTCATTTGAACCGTGTGGGGAGAGGCTTATCATCCCCACAGCCTGCCGGCGAGCAGAGCTCGCCATGACAGGTTGCGACTGTCTCTCCCATTgcaaaaaaaggaagaaaaagaagaaacatCCTTCTCGCAGCTCGCTTACCGCTTCTTGCGGTTCTGTGTCATCTTGCGGAAAGCCTCCAAACCACCAGCGCCAATAGGACGGTGCTCAGGGGCCCGCGAGACGTCATACGTACTCTTGGGCGCAATCGTGTAGCTGTCAGGGAGGCCGCCAGGGCGAGCACGGTTCGAGGAAACGACAGGCGCTAGCATGGCCTCGCGCTCCAACTCTCTAGCAGACTGAGAGGGCCGCTGGGTAAGGGTGAACTGGGAGCTTCCAGCTTGGCGTTGCGACATCTTGAGAGCTCTGCGAGGAAGACAGGGTTAGCAATGGAGTGTAATAGACCGCTAGCAAAATGAACCAAGTGAAGACGTACTCGTAGTCGAAATCGCGTGTCTCGACGTGCCGCTTTTTGTAGTCGTCCGTCCGCTTGAGGATAGGCCGGCTCCAATCACCAAGGAGACGCTCAGCCATGCGCTTGATGCTCGGTTCCGGTCTCTTTGAGCGTGTGTAGAAGTAGACAACCTTTCCGATGCCGCTGCTAAGGagcgcctccttctcgatgggAAGTCGGATGAGCGCACTGAATATGTCGCGTTGAATGTTATACGCGGGCAGACTGCCATCATTCAGAGGTTCGAGAAAGAACTTGACGTGTTGCAGGAAGTTGGTATCGGGATCGAGAATGGCATGCTGAATGTTGTTTCTGTTCAACAAGCCGGTAACCGAAGGCAAGAGCTTCAGCTTGTGAACGGCTGGCTGCCCGGCCTCGCGAGCGCTGTTGTCGGCCTCGCAAGCCTTTTCCATTGCGACCTTCAGATCAGCGATCTGCTCATCAATCTCATCCTCCAGGTCCTGTGTTGTACACCGTCAGTATGCAGGCCAAGAGCCCACGCATCGTAGAGCCAACCTACAatctcgtccttcttcttcttcctcttcacaGGACCCTTCATGGCAGCATCCAGCGCCCGGTCGATCGCGCGCCGTCTGCGCTCCTCCGGAATAAGATGGGACTCGTCGTCAATCTCAGGCTCAGCAGCCTTGGGTCGGGGCTTCCTCTCGCCATCGGCCTGGCGCCTCGACTTGCGAGCAGGCCGTCCCGATTCGCCTTCCAACTCGCCGGAAACCTCATCATCGCGTgatctcttcttctctcggCGTCCTTCCTTCGGTTTCTTCGCTTTCGCACCATCTGCCACCTTCCGCTTCGACGCCTTGAGAGTCTTTGCCAcgtcttcgtcaacggcaactGGGCGGTCTTCGATATTGGCTGTCTCTGGATCGTAGTCCTCAAACTGGTCCTCGTCCATTTCCGACagctggtcgtcgtcggaaAGTTCGGTGGCAGTCGCGCCACCGGCGCCCTCGCGAGGTTCTTCATTGTCGAGATGATCATCGCGATCAGGCAACGGCGATTCGGGGAGAGATTCGATATCCGACATGTTGGCAGAAGAGACCGAGAAACGCGTTGTTGTAGGATGCGAAGATCAGCTTCTACTTGCGTTAATGAGGCGGAAAGTGAAAAGGCTTTGATGGATGGCAGGCCGCCGTGTCTTGGTCGGTTGGTTGGCGTCGTTGCCCTTCGATTTTCAGATGGTCCAAGCTTAAGGCGAAGGGACTTGGAAGGAGCTACCAGCCTCACATGCGTATGGGTCGATCTGTGGCTGGAGACTGGATATCTATGTACCTACCTAAATCATGGAAAACCTTATCTTATCCGTCAACTTGGTCTTCAAAGGAGGGATCAGTCATCCAGCAGACCACCCAATGAAAAGGTCGGTTGCCTCAGGCACGGTTTGTTTACTTCGCATTATGTATTATGTGAGTTGTCGCTCGTTTGTTCCTTGACAACAGCGCTTAGAATATTTCGACCCTtggccgccaccaccaccccggACCGATCACAGCCCAGAGTTGTTGTGCACCTCACCTTCAAATTTCATACGGTCTTTTCATATCAAAGGAGGGTCATAATGGAGCGCCGAACCTACGAAAGTCCTATGGAATGGGAGTACCAAGATCGAGGTCCTCTGGATGCAACTAGCCCATTTTCTCATGTTGCAAAGAACAACACTCAGAACAGTGAGTTTGCAGTTCGGTTGCGACGACCCCCTTGCCCACATCTACCATTTTAACATTTTGGGATCACTCTTTCCTAATCCTTAACTCTTTCCTGTAGGCTTCAGCTCGCCCAACAAATTTGCAAGTTCCAAGCCGAATCCCTTCTCCAGCCCTTCCAAACCGACCCTATTCGCGGGCACCCCTTCGAAGCGCCCTCCACCCCCACCGCAgatctctctcttctcccccaGCATACAGAGCAGCAACACAGCGTCGGCGTTCCGAAACCCGGCCTTTACTACCCCACGCAAACCGTTCGACGAGAGTTTAATGTCGGAAGCTTCAGGCGCAGAAACGAGTCCCGCTCTGACGGAAAATTCGGAACTCCCAGATGACACTCCTGACGTTGACCGATACGGAGACACAAGCATGGGTACCGTTACTCCTTCTAAAGTCGACAAAAGCTTTCGCTACGGCAAGGCCGGTCTCCAGTCATTGAAGCGTCATGCACCAGGCAGGGGAGAGATACCCAGGAGTGCACGAGAATACCCCGCTATAAGGAAGCGGAAGCGACACAACCTGGACAAAGACGTCGGAAGTGTACGGTATCACGCCTCACAGGATTGGGATGACTCGCAggacgactcggacgatTACGGATCTCGCTTGGCGGCTGCTCGCGGCGCTAAGGGTAGtaagaagaggaagaacgGTCGCGGCTGGATCAGCAACCTATTCCACACTCTGGAGGAACACCCGAACGCACCAGAGAACCTCTACCGCTGGATCCAGCTTCTCGTCAATTGCATCATTGTCTCGGcctttgtcttcttctgctggtCCATCTTAGATACGGTTCGGTCGGATATCCGGACCGCCAACGACGCGGCTCGTTTAGAAATCGAGAACAGGATGGCCGAATGCCAAACAGAATACCGGCTGAACGAATGCGCCAAAAAGGACCGGCCAGCGTTGAAAGCAATGTGCGACGAGTGGGCTGAGTGCATGATCCAGGACCCCTCTGCGATCATGAGAGTTCGAGTCACCGTCAAGCAAATCGCGGAAATCATGAACGAGTTCGCTGGTGCCATGCAAATCAAGGCCTGGGTAAGCACTTAACCCCCCCTcaaccctctctctctctctctctctctctctctctctctctctctctctctcatccaAGGCCTCGCCGTCTGACATTACCATATAGGTGttcttcttcggcatcctTCTCTTGTGTATCGTCGCCAATAATCTGACGCTGGGTCGCATGGCGAACAATGCCGGCCCCACTCACCCGGCACCGTCGCACCGCGCTGCGTCTGGGCCCGCTCCAGAACCGTCGGTGATCCCGGAACCATCTCAGGCGTACATGTGGGTTCCAATTCAAACACCGTCGCACCGCCGTCACATTCAATatgacaacgacgacacCGATACGGACGCATCGCCGCCGAAAATGAAGTCGATCATGCCGCCTCGCACGCCATCTGGACGTCGTAGTCCAAGTAAGAGCGATCGGGATCGATTGCGGAGCCCGACTAAGTATGGAGGACTCAGCCCCATCAAGGGTTACTAAGAGCGAGCAGAGAGTTTTCTCCTCGtatctttttcttctccgtGTCGTTATTCATACTCTCAGGCAGGAACCAAGGGTTGGGAGGTTATACATGCATGGTATGGGAGTTGCGAGGCTCAGTTGTATAATACATGGTTTTAGGGACAAGATTTTAGGCAGATGCGGTGTCATCTGGAGACTTTGAGCCAAGTCGCTTTCTTGGGTGGGTCAGGAAACAAAAAGCAAAGGTGCGGCACTCACTGGGTACAGAGGGAGAATGATATCTGCCCTTGATATCCACCCTCACGATATTGAAATGTTCAATTGTCAATCGTTGTTGATTGAAGTGTGATGCTCGTGCCTTACATGAGACGCTCTCACGGCCAAGCTTGCTGTTCCTGGCTACAGCCCCACATGAGAAGGTTAGGTATGAGCGAGGAGATTAGTCATGACAGGTCTGGACCCTGTCTCTTTTCAGCCTAGCCCGGGTTCCTCCCTGATGACGTCAAGCTGGGTGGCCCATGAGCGGAGAAGTCGGTCGCGCTGCAACCCCCCCGCGCCTCTGGACGGATCCGAGCTGAAGGTCTCTAAGTGGTGCGGCGCACCAGAAAACCCGCGGCTCAGACAGTCTTGCGGGAGCCCTGCGGTGCGTCCTGTCGAACGTCAATGACGAGCGAGATATTGTCGTCTGTGAATTGCAAACACACGCAACACCTCGGCGGACGAGACGTAGTGGATTCCGTCGCTATCAAAGTACGATCGTCATCATGTGTTACTCTGAGATTTACCTGGCTGTTAGTCCCCAGATTCGGCCCTGCATCCAGCAAGCAAGACACTGCCGCTGAAAGGTGACTTGGGGGAAGACGTTCGACCATCACAGAGATGAAATGGCAGGTAGTGGTGCCTACTACTTCAAAATTCACTTGCCCGCATGGCAGCGTGCCCTACAGAGATGTTACTTTCCATAAAAGGGTCGGAGGTGTCTCCTTCTCATATAGACTCACTCATTGATATTTTTTGCACCCTCGGGGTTGCGAGCCGATAGAGGAATGTGCATGTTCTTCAATCCGTGCCAATGAGGGCAGCACTAGGTTCCTGAGGCACGACACCCCTCCTTCACGCAGGCCGGAGCAAAAGTTTGCAAACCGTCGATTTCATCCATTACTATTGCTCAACTCTCGATGGGGGCCTTAGAAATTCGGGCGCGGGGCATCAAACCTattttctctctcgccacAGGCTCGGGAGAATCGCGATGTCATCCTGGTACAGCCGTCGTATCAGTGCTCATACAAGGAGAATCCTCTCAGGCACCGCCGCCTATGTGGGCCAATGGACAAGGAAGTCCCTGCAAAGCGCCAGGGTTTCACAACACGCGTTATACTCGGTGGTTCAGTAAAACACTGCTTACAAAATTGCGAGTGAGGGGCCTGGCGGAGGAAAACTTCCAGCAGGAAAGAAGGGCGGGGGGGGTATGGCGGACAGAAGCCTCCCTCACATCGCAACGGACCATGTGTGATttgccttcttcatctcctgACGGGTAGCCTGGGTCCAGTCCCGATGCTAACTCGATGAGATGATCTGGCAATATGGGTTGGGTGAACAACACACACTGCCGATTCAGACCAGGTCCGCTTCATAACCAAGCTTAAGCCGTCTAATCGCTATAAGACAGTCATGGCCGTCGTGTCCGTGCCGATATGTGCGGGATGGATGATTGGGTTGCTGGTGACATGCAGCAGGTCTAGTCAAGGTGTTTCTTGTGTTAGACTGTGTGCAAGCGTTGGATACTCAATGGCGGGCTCCTTGTGGGCAAAGGCCGAGGTCAGTACGGATACCTCTACACAATGAGGTGTCATGACCGCGTGGAAGGTCGTATTACAGCTTGCGTGTAGAAAGACTCCCCATCAATAGTGCTTGGGCATTGGGAAAGCAGGACAACGACCACTCCGAGACGGGACAGGATAACAAAACCGAGTATCAGGCAACTGATGTTCTTTTTGTTTACTTCGAGAGTAGTGTATATCACTGGCTTGTATTTTCCCTATCTTGTTCCTGCTTTTTGGCAAGGCCTCGCCAGAACGAATACTCCAGATATCCCTGCGTAGCATTAAGTGGCATATGGGTGTGCGCAGTGGATGTGTGAGAACTAGGGCGGCCGAGCGGACCAGCGGCTTCTCCTTACATACGTAGGTACCACCTATCTAGCTGCATTACATATGGAAGAGGAAAGTCAGGAGCGGTATCTGCCAATCGGCAATACTTATTACGGGATGGTTGCCCGAATGATTCGCCCTGCCTCGCCCTTGGTGCCTGCTTTTGTTGCCTTGCACACagaaagggggaaaagtTTCACCTCCACCTTCATCGCAGAGCTAGCTAGGCCTTGCGCGTCTCGAAGCTCTGGAATCTGGGGAAGGAGCTGCCTTACAACTGACCTCAcctgccgccgctgtcgccgcctgTGCCCGATTGAGGATTGAGTTCCCGACCCGGCCGCTGCACCATTATCTCTTCCTGAGTTTCCCGGCGTTTCCCCCTTCATCACGAGCTGCATTTCTCGCCCGTCcaccctacctacctacctaccttcGATACCGTACCTCATCCTGATTTTCTCCTCCACAACTTACGTCCCCCTCCAACACGCCCTGTGCCAGCCAGCTAGCTCTGACCTGAGAACCCGCGTCTCGCCTACTGCCACCTGCTCAcgcccacacacacaaatacataacacacacacacgcacgcgcgcgcacacacacaagcTACAAACGGCCCACTTTACGAAGCATCATCACGGAAGCGCTCCAACGTTGAGCTGCGGGTTTACGCTCGGCGCATGCTTCGGTAGTCAGGGCACCAAGGGGGAAAGAGGGGCAGCCGCTGCTGTCAATCTCCTACCTCGTGTGTCTTCCGCCATCGCTCTTTCGCCTTGACGACAAGGAGCTGCAacaccgacgacgagtaGTTCTCCCTCTTCACCTTCGACCCTTTTGCCCTCTGTCTTTCCTTGCGCACACCCTCCAGTTGAGCCTCGACCTTTCGCGAATCATTTAGCCGCCCAACGCTACTGCTCGGTGCTGTTAAAACACATACCCCCGATCAAAGCTTGATATTCCCGTCACAGATCGATGCCTACCAACGCCCGCCTTTGAACGGCCTCATTATGTCAATTTCCAAACAAGGCCTTCAAAGTCGAGTTTGCCTGGTAGACTCGGCTCGAGGCTACCATCAGTCAACCTGAAGCGCGCAAGCACAGCCGATATGGAGGAGGCATCCGGTACCCAACAGCAGGCTCAGCCTGGCGCCGGCTCTGACTCCTCCGGGGGACCGCCTACTACGTCTGCCCCTGCGCCTACATCCATTCCTATACCTGCGCCGTCGGTCAACTCGGCTCCTACGCCGTCCGTGAGTGGCAGCTCTGGTGCCGGCCAGTTGTCCAAGAGAAGGCGGGGTTTGGGCGTCGTGACGCCGAATGCTTGCACCGAGTGTCGCAAAAAGCGCGCCAAAGTAAGTGACCGCGACCGTGATATCTCGTCCTCCCGCTACGAGTTCTTGTCTCCATGGAATCGCGTACTAATGCATTGCCCTTCAGTGCGATGGCCAAAAGCCGTGTGGCCGCTGCAAAGCCCAGAAAGATGTCGAGTGCGTCTACGAGATTCCAGTTCGCCAATCCAAGGAGCACCTTCGAAGCGAAATTGAGCAACTGCGCCACCGCCAGCGGTCCAGCGACCAGGTTATTGCTGCCCTTGTACGCTCCGATATGTGGGAGGATGTATTGCAACGGTTACGAGGGGGCCATTCCCTAGAATCGGTCTCGGAATGGCTAGGCGGTACCCTTCCCTCTGGCGGTGGTTCGAGAACATCTCTCAGCCGCCCTACTGAGCAAGCCGGTGACGCGAACGCTGGCGGATCAGGTGCCCGCACGGGGTTTCCAGGATCGACACCAGCGCCAATCAGAACGAGAAATGTCGGAGGTCCTGGATCTGTGACCATGAGCCCCATCACAGGGCAATCTAACTTGCGTCAGGATATCGATCCCAACAGCCCGTGGCACCTCTCATCGCACAGCCAGAGTACCCGGAGCAATTCGCATCCCGATGTGATGAACTGGAGTGCAGACAACAATAGTAACAAGCCGCCACAGGGCTTGTTCGATACATGGGGGGAGTCAACAAGCAACACAGAGACTTCAGAGGGCGGGTCCAAGTATCAAGGCCTTGATCAGGTGCTCGCGCCGCTCGATCTGCCAGATATGAAGCTGCCCCCTGAGGATTGGACGAACATTACCGACGACGGCTCCCTGGTGCAGCACCTCCTGGCTCTATACTTCTGCTGGGAGTACCCGACCTTTGCTTCCCTGAGCAAGGAGCATTTTTTAAGGGATTTCCAGAACGGCGTTCATCGTTACTGCTCACCCATACTGGTGAATGCGCTCTTGGCCTTGGGATGCCGGTTTTCCAGCAAGTCCAGCACGAGAGCGAACCCCAGCGATCCGTACACCTCGGGGGATCATTTTTTCAAAGAGGCCCAACGTCTATTCTATCTCCAAGACAACCACCACAATCTAACCACAATTCAAGCCTTGGGCATAATGTCGATAAGAGAAGCAAGCTGCGGCCGGGACTCGGAAAGTTGGTACTATGCAGGGCAGAGCATTCGTTTGGCCATTGAGATGGGTCTCCACCAGCTAGAAGAGgatggagatgacgacgagttTGCAGTGCAGGCTGCCACTTTCTGGGGCGCCTTTGCGCTTGATCAGTGAGTGTCTTGTCGGAACGGCCTTGAAATGTTGGCTCATGGGCTGACCTTCTGTTCAGCGCGTGGTCTTTGGCGACTGGCTCACTCCCGCAATGTTCTTGCTTCCCTCACTTACCGCCAAAGCCCGCCATTATCGACGATATTGAGGCTTCCTTGTGGATTCCGTACACGGATGATGGTAAGTTCTTACTGAGTTTACAAAACACACCAAGCATGCCAAGTGCACAAGGCTCAACGTTTCCGTCAGGCGCCCCGTTGCAGCGATCAGCTGAGCAGCCTTCCAACGTCCGGTCTGTGTACAAGTGCTTTTGTGAACTGAGTGAGCTTGTCCACCAAAGTCTCTACATCCTCCACTCCCCAGGAAGACCGTTGACCAGCCGTGACCTTCTGGGCATCTACACCCAATATCTCAACTGGTATGACAGAATACCAGAGGTGCTGAGACTGGGCCATAACTTCACGCCCGCAGTGCTCTTTGCCCAGTGAGTACATCATTCTATCTGGGACGAGACCGTCACTGACTGAAAATGGTTTAGCATGTACTACCACTTTGCcattctcctcctcttccggcCGCTCATCAAGCTGAGAATAATCGGCtccaagctgctgccgcGGGACGTGTGTGGACAGGCGGCCGATGCCATTCAAGGCCTTCTGCGGTCATATTCACAACTCTATACTCTTCGCAGGACGCCGTCCTTCGTCCCGTATTTCGTCCTCACCTCGTCCATCATGCATTTGGCCATTGGCGCAGCATGTGCGCCGCAGCAAAAGGGGTTCGAAGCAACAGCGCAATCCAACGTCGACCCCCCCGCCCAGCCGCCATACCCGCCTCGCGTTGTGGAGGCAATCAAGCAGGGCATCAGAGACTTGGAAGAGATGGCACCGTGCCATCATTTCGCAGAACAGGCACTGAACATCCTGCGATACCTAGCCAAGAAGTGGAATATAGACGTCGACATGGGCGAAATGGTCCGGTCAGATGCTGAATACGCGCACTTGGTCAGGCCATATACAAGCAGCCTCAACTTCTTTGCACCAAACGTCATTGAGGATGACTTCATTTGCACCTGGGGCGGCAGCACCGACGAGACCGAGATGCCGAACCCAGAAACGGCAATGGGCGCCAAGGGAACAGAGGCCGAAAAGCCGTCGGTCTCGCGGGCGGCCAAGGTCCTAGAGAACCCTCTGTTCTGGCCGTTTCCGATGCAGGGGCGTCCGATGCTACCCACGGGACGTGAGCTTGAAAAGGCTGGGTTTGAGAGGATCTAGGGGCTTTGGAAGGAAGGCATGCAAAGCGATGCATCGAGAGAGCAGACAACGTAAGTTGTTCGCGCCAGAGTAGATGGCAGGCATGCATGCTGGAGGCAGATTGCTCTCTGTAGGTTTGGATTTGGGAACAAGCGGCGGAGCTCGTTTTGCCTGCACAGGAGTTTGGCCTTGGGCAAGGCATTGTGTTTTTTGATACCCTTACCCCTTTTCCGTAGAGATGCGACCGGTGACATCTCCTTTAGCGCCGCGGTCcggccatccatcccatcaaATTGTCGTGGCCATATCGGCAGTTGGATGCTTCTGCAATTTCGGGTCGCTGTAGACGATGAGAGGACGAGAGGAAGCAAAAGAAGCAGTAAGGCTGGATGCAAATATGACGAGCGTGTCAATGGAACGTATTTGCAGGCATTGTATTGTGCTCTGTGCAACTAAGGGAGGAAAGCCGAGCTGGCAGGGAACAACCACGCATAGGCATGCGACGTAATCTCATTGGCTCAATGCATCTAAACCCAAAAATTAATAGGTCCCTATAGGACCTACATGTGCTACCTGCCTTACCTAGTTAAGGCACCTAGGTAGGTgccttaggtaggtacataGGTAGCAAGGTGCGACCTCGGCTCAGATCGCGGGCCCCGGATCAGCACGAGcacaagcagcagcagcagcagacagTCTAGTCGCGATGGGCTGCCCGAGGCACA
This window contains:
- a CDS encoding Putative serine/threonine-protein kinase, active gives rise to the protein MRNVANMSFLKTRTHQLSAAMQNSPTSTSSGEDPAENTADEEDSEDYCKGGYHPVQIGEKFKDGKYTVVRKLGWGHFSTVWLSRDNSSGKHVALKVVRSAAHYTETAIDEIKLLNKIVQAKPDHPGRKHVVSLLDSFEHKGPNGTHVCMVFEVLGENLLGLIKKWNHRGIPMPLVKQITKQVLLGLDYLHRECGIIHTDLKPENVLIEIGDVEQIVKKVVKSDPGDKENNRNGRRRRRTLITGSQPLPSPLNASFNHNNLFPTTNSSLSQVMHEGGKSSTDASPKRDADQKTREKTADLLTKEVSGISLDKSNSPSSGEKRKAEDAHVFDVISVKIADLGNACWVNHHFTNDIQTRQYRSPEVILGSKWGASTDVWSMAAMVFELITGDYLFDPQSGTKYGKDDDHIAQIIELLGPFPKSLCLSGKWSQEIFNRKGELRNIHRLRHWALADVLREKYHFKEEEAKRIADFLTPMLELVPEKRANAGGMAGHLWLDDTPGMKGVKINGLEVGSRGEGIDGWATEVRKR
- a CDS encoding Putative transcription factor IIS, TFIIS/LEDGF domain superfamily, producing the protein MSDIESLPESPLPDRDDHLDNEEPREGAGGATATELSDDDQLSEMDEDQFEDYDPETANIEDRPVAVDEDVAKTLKASKRKVADGAKAKKPKEGRREKKRSRDDEVSGELEGESGRPARKSRRQADGERKPRPKAAEPEIDDESHLIPEERRRRAIDRALDAAMKGPVKRKKKKDEIDLEDEIDEQIADLKVAMEKACEADNSAREAGQPAVHKLKLLPSVTGLLNRNNIQHAILDPDTNFLQHVKFFLEPLNDGSLPAYNIQRDIFSALIRLPIEKEALLSSGIGKVVYFYTRSKRPEPSIKRMAERLLGDWSRPILKRTDDYKKRHVETRDFDYEALKMSQRQAGSSQFTLTQRPSQSARELEREAMLAPVVSSNRARPGGLPDSYTIAPKSTYDVSRAPEHRPIGAGGLEAFRKMTQNRKKR
- a CDS encoding Putative nucleus export protein Brl1/Brr6, with the translated sequence MERRTYESPMEWEYQDRGPLDATSPFSHVAKNNTQNSFSSPNKFASSKPNPFSSPSKPTLFAGTPSKRPPPPPQISLFSPSIQSSNTASAFRNPAFTTPRKPFDESLMSEASGAETSPALTENSELPDDTPDVDRYGDTSMGTVTPSKVDKSFRYGKAGLQSLKRHAPGRGEIPRSAREYPAIRKRKRHNLDKDVGSVRYHASQDWDDSQDDSDDYGSRLAAARGAKGSKKRKNGRGWISNLFHTLEEHPNAPENLYRWIQLLVNCIIVSAFVFFCWSILDTVRSDIRTANDAARLEIENRMAECQTEYRLNECAKKDRPALKAMCDEWAECMIQDPSAIMRVRVTVKQIAEIMNEFAGAMQIKAWVFFFGILLLCIVANNLTLGRMANNAGPTHPAPSHRAASGPAPEPSVIPEPSQAYMWVPIQTPSHRRHIQYDNDDTDTDASPPKMKSIMPPRTPSGRRSPSKSDRDRLRSPTKYGGLSPIKGY